From a single Mangifera indica cultivar Alphonso chromosome 19, CATAS_Mindica_2.1, whole genome shotgun sequence genomic region:
- the LOC123203131 gene encoding disease resistance-like protein DSC1, which produces MVVLSALQFLKRLELNYCSITELPNNIDNPPLLVDLELEGNNFESIPTNIMNLSKLQSLNIRFCDRLQSLPKLPRNIKELLADGCKLLKELSGFTNLITPGPDRRSLSLFNCVSLDWDAIRNILSDSILDTYSSKINHFAYKVTPQREVEICYPGSDIPEWFNIQSSGSVIKLPQGSFNGKVLGLAFCFIVEVEDNCDECNFFGVGSTLRLSRPDVDRMSSEQTYLLTKCIKSDHVLVIYDHIIWEIFGTEDFKFACDTEAVISFRPLDSLEFTETNWIKNIKKCGVRLLFTEELEETMKRSGCSIHGEEDGFKSSNFYKGESSSRQSGPSMVSQPLPDCMTEKGELEPLPREVLKHRYTGNGELEVFVAWKNLPECKNSWEQYTAFKQAFPQFHLEDKVPLDRRGNVRSRIYVSRKWKRDQMKGTPSDLELKQEAEFTGDFRFGIYVSRKRKRAQMKAHLEESYWLSKMLERRGNQS; this is translated from the exons ATGGTTGTTCTATCAGCTTTGCAATTTTTAAAGAGATTAGAGTTGAATTACTGCAGTATTACAGAGTTACCCAATAATATTGACAATCCGCCCTTACTCGTAGATCTAGAATTGGAAGGAAACAATTTTGAGAGCATCCCAACAAACATCATGAACCTTTCCAAGTTACAAAGCCTTAACATAAGGTTTTGTGATAGGCTTCAATCCTTACCAAAGCTTCCACGCAATATAAAAGAACTTCTAGCAGATGGTTGCAAATTGCTGAAAGAATTATCAGGTTTTACAAATCTAATAACTCCAGGACCTGATAGAAGGTCACTGAGCTTGTTCAATTGTGTCAGTCTGGATTGGGACGCAATCAGAAACATTTTGAGTGATTCTATATTGGATACGTACTCAAGTAAAATTAACCATTTCGCATATAAG GTAACTCCCCAGCGAGAAGTTGAAATTTGTTACCCTGGAAGTGACATTCCGGAATGGTTTAACATTCAAAGTAGTGGATCAGTTATTAAGTTACCACAAGGTTCATTCAATGGGAAGGTTCTGGGTCTTGCCTTTTGTTTCATTGTTGAAGTTGAAGATAATTGTGATGAGTGTAATTTCTTTGGTGTTGGTTCTACGTTGAGACTGAGTCGCCCTGATGTGGACAGAATGTCTAGTGAACAGACATATCTTTTGACCAAGTGTATTAAGTCAGATCATGTATTAGTGATATATGACCACATTATATGGGAGATATTTGGGACAGAAGATTTTAAATTCGCTTGTGATACGGAAGCCGTTATCTCTTTCCGTCCCTTAGATAGTTTAGAATTTACAGAGACaaattggataaaaaatataaagaagtgTGGGGTTCGTTTATTGTTCACTGAAGAGTTGGAGGAAACTATGAAAAGATCAGGATGTTCCATCCATGGTGAAGAAGATGGatttaaatcttcaaatttctatAAAGGCGAATCCAGCTCAAG ACAATCGGGGCCTTCCATGGTCAGCCAACCTCTACCGGACTGCATGACTGAAAAAGGGGAATTGGAGCCTCTGCCGAGGGAAGTGCTCAAGCACAGGTATACTGGCAATGGTGAGCTAGAGGTTTTTGTTGCCTGGAAAAATTTACCAGAATGTAAGAATTCATGGGAGCAATACACTGCCTTCAAACAAGCTTTCCCACAATTCCACCTTGAGGATAAGGTGCCACTCGATAGGAGGGGAAATGTTAGGTCTAGAATTTATGTATCACGCAAGTGGAAGAGAGACCAAATGAAGGGTACACCTAGCGACTTGGAGTTAAAGCAAGAGGCAGAATTTACGGGAGATTTTAGGTTCGGAATTTATGTATCACGCAAAAGGAAGAGAGCCCAAATGAAGGCACACCTGGAGGAATCATATTGGCTATCAAAAATGCTGGAGAGGAGAGGCAATCAAAGTTGA